AACCAAGATAAAGTTTCATTTTCCCTGAAATTTACCatgtttacttaattttttttttcttttttgaaacagaatctaattacatagtccaggctgaccttaaactttccattttcttgtcttaCAGGTAAGTGGGTGAGTGATGGTAGCTGaactaggacctctggaagagcagcaagagctcttaaccactgagccatctctccagccccgacattTTTCAAAACTGACTGTAAAACTACCAAAAACAGGGTATGGCTATCAGTAATACCCCAAACCAATGCAGATCAGgattaaagacaaatatttcacTTTTAACAAAAGAACTCAGGGACAGAAAAAATAGGTTCATTTCCAAATTTAATTCTAATACTACTTTACACTAAGtttcacatcttttaaaaatagtttccataggctggcaagatagctcatCAGACAGACTGACAATCTAAGTTGGATCCCAAAGACCTAGGAGGTGTAGAGAGgcaactccccaaagttgtcttctggtaaccCACCATACATGTGCTATGGCATACTTATGagtacatacacaaaaatataaatgtgttatatataagcAATAGTAACACATGTTCTCCATACCTTCTGGACACCTGACAAATCTTTTTTCAATCCTGTGACAGTCTGGTATAGAATCTTgtaacaaaaaggagaaagaaaaatataaaaattaacaatGATATGTACATACTACATCACTGAACACTAGACTGAGAATGTACTCAAAATCTACCACACAGTACCACAGAAAGTAGCTTGCGCTGTTCTTATGTGCCAGGTATGCATGCCCAGGCCCAACACAATCAAAGCCTGATAGTGTTCAGATGAGCTTGTAACCCACCAGGTGACAGCAAATACTAACTTTGCACTTTTTCAGTGCAATGTTACCCATTCCACAAACAATCCTATTTTGCCCTCATCAGTAGATCCACATGGCAAAGTTGTAGTTATGACTGAAAGTGCTtcaaggggctggaaagacagctcagtgatAAAGAGTACACGCTGCTCACGAGGACCAGTTAGGATCCCAGCACTGATATCTGATGACTCAGAAAGCTCCAAGGGCCCAACAACCTTTTCTGGCCTGGGGGCACATACACAAAGGTGTACATGCgatcacacagacacatataattaataaatcttttgttgttgttgtcgttaaAGTGTGTTAGACCGGAGAgctagctcagcagataaaggcacttgccatgacACCCTGCCTACAATCCTCCGAAGCCAAACAAAGGTGGAGACAGGGACTCGACAGAGCTGTCCTCCGGCCTTCCTACAGGCACCACGGCACGCGTGCTCTCACGCACACTTCTAACACACATAGCAAGAATTTttgtaaatgcttttgtttttcatgcaTGAAAATCTGAAggccatttcttctctctttctaaaaACTTACATAAACACCTAAGTTTTTCTACATGGCTGCAAAGCCTCAAGGGTTTCTTTACTTTCTGGTCCGTTAACAAACAATTATTCCAAGGGGACTGGAGATGCACAGTGGCTAAGAACTTGttctgctcttgccgaggacctgtGCGGGAGGCTTACAATCCCctcttaactccagctccagggcgaCTTAACACCTCTGGCTTCCAAGAACACCCAGattcactcatgtgcacataccacccCCCactaaaaatgatataaatattttaaacatttcttcaaaTGTGTGTGGAAATGAAGCATAGCTTATCAATCTACTACAACCATTTTTATCCTAGACTTCTTTGTGAATCTGCTTTTCTACAATTATAGTTCTCTGAACGTATGCAAATGCATCACTCCCCACCCTTAAATCCAGTATTCCCTTTACAGCCACCGTGTATGGAAGCATGTTTATACAAAGGGAGTTGACCATCTCACGAGCACCAAGCCAGGATTAAGCTCAGGACAGTCTCTTTTGTTAGGACTGGCTCTGTAGACAAACCAAGCTACTCACATTATCTTGTTGAGTATTCAAAGCCATGTCTTCTTCCTTCAATCTCATCATTATATCCACATCTCTCTCATAATTTTTCACTTCATTCAAGGTTCTGGGAATGTATGCTTGTTTGAACACCTAACAGAAGAAAGCAAAATTAAACTATTATTCCTATTCCCCTCAATCCCTTCAGTAGCCTTAGCTCTATTAATCATGCAGAAATCTGTATTAGCATTTCCAACACTGACTTTCAGTCAACTTGTGTACCCACTGGTGTTGTCTCTACTATGTGGTAAGCTAAAAATttgataagataaaaaaattttACAACTgatttaaggaagaaaagagtctATTCCAGATGATCTGTAGAATAATGCTCCTCCCGCACATTTTCAATTTCAAAAAGCATCTTCCAAGAGGAAGGACAGGATGGAGTTATAGTTAGCAAGGATTGCCTGCCTGTAAGCAattgaacacatacatatattcttaCCATGTAGGACATTACCACCAGCTGCTACAAAACTTCCGAATATCAGAATAaactacaataataataaatatagtaataataaGCTTACTGTGGACCTTAATAAACATGTCTTGACTTCTTAGGActagtttgattttattttttaccaaAGTATCAATATTTAAAGTCTGTTATATTTATAGAATCAGTACGTAGGTCATTTAAAAATTCACACTTGAAAATTAAATCTTTGCCTTCTTGATTCACACACCCCACAAGCTCTTTCAAAACTACCTAAAAAATAGGCAAAGAGGTTGCTGAGTAACAATATAATTGAATGTAAATTATATGCCATGTATCTATAAAATCAAGTTCATGCtttaccaacaaaaacaaaaccaggaaaaccCCTATAACACCAGAATTAgttgggaatggtggcacacacctgttatTCTAGCAATCAGGCAGCTGAAGCAGAATGAGTGTGACTTTGAGGCTGGGTTACTTATACTATATATCAAGTTTTAGAACAGCCTGATTTATATGAAAAGACCCTATCTCGAAACACACGACAGAACACCCCACAATCCCACAGCAAACCCCACAAGTACTCCCCACAGCTGTGAATACATAATAACCCCCACCTCTTCATCCACATGATCCTGACTAGTCTTTTCTTCTTTGGTCCTTTGGGATGCTATTTCCATGGCCTTTGAGAGAAagcaaaaaattattttcctttgcaTTCACCCTAGAAGACAGTTTCTATTttgtaatgaatttttttttatcttaatagGTGTCATGTTTTCACACTTCTCAAAGTACCTAGAATGAGCTTCTAGGTTGGCTCTCCACCAAAGACTTGTTAGtcacttaaaaagaaacaataaatccttctaatcTCAAGGTACCTTTAGTCCCCTTCTTCCAGATCAGcactgggatgcagctcagtggtggaacactGGCCTGGGCTATCCAAAGCTCCACatcccagcaccagcaccacacTCACAGCCAGACCCactcacggtgtctcttcacagcaatagaaaccctaactaagacaacatgtaGTTGCCTAGTACATAGTCAGGTATTGACAACATACAAATGAAATGTCTGTCCCTCAACGGTTCATAACCTGTCAAACACGGTGGTGCAGAGCTAGGACCCCTGCACtcagcaggcagcagcaggaagagcatgaggtcaggtcagcctgggctacagagaagacctagcccaaagaaacaaacaccccAAAAAGAGACCAAGCCAACCTGTCTTTTTAaatggttgctgccttttaaaCCATAGCTGTtcgaatcagcaactgcaactctgcTGCTGCCAGCAGTGCTCAGGCCGCAAGGGCTGAAGCCAGAGCGAGTTCTGTTCCCTCCGGCTCCGACTCTtgcaaagctatgaagggaacttaactagacctctgtccctctaaagaacccaagattcaaaggttaaagtggaattctgctcttcagagaggctgaacaagaagtagctcacctcctctccttgatCGTGTCCTCCAAAAAGTCCCAGTGCGTCTCCTCGGCCCTCtttataaaccctttctcacctggctcctccctaccacttcctgtcagctagttgctgacgcAGACTCTTGaccgcaggtgaattttatttaatcaaacacatctgtGCATCATTAAACATAAAcggttccagagcataaacaaaagtaacacaccttgaaataatatcctacaacaccaaccaaccaaataaacggGCTGGAGATGTACTCAGCTAAGAAGGCCAGCACAGCATGCACCAGGCCCTTGTTTTGATACCAGCACTGTAGAAACTGGTGAAGGGGTGCACACTTAAAATCTCAGAActcagcagacagaggcaggagaatcacacaTTCAAATTCATCCTCGGCTATacagtttgaggcagcctgggatacaggaaataccgactcaaaaaaaaaaaaaattagagctgggcgttggtggcgcacacctttaatcccagcactcgggaggcagagccaggcagatctctgtgagttcgaggccagcctggactacagagtgagttcgaagaaaggcacaaagctacacagaagaaaccctgtctcgaaaaaccaaaacaagaaaaaaattaagagaaaacaaTACCCCTGAAAACAGTGTTTCTCTCGaattttctcttgagacaggtttCTGACCTAGGTTTTAAATTTCACCAGGCAGAGCAGGATGAACAAAGGCTAAGCTGGAAAGGCATTCCAGGGGAAAGGGGAAATACAAAAACCCTTACCTGACTCAGAAGTGACAAGAGTAACAAGAGATAGATAAATGGACTATATCAAATATAAGACTTCTGTTTGGGGGCCAAAGGGTGCACTCAACAAGAGGGGGAAAGGCAATGCCCAGGCTGAAGAAACAGCGCCGCTCAGGACTGACGAAAAGTGAACAGCCGGGGTTCCCACAGGACAAATGGCCTGCTTCAAACAGAGTCTAGGCAGGCGTTTCTCCAGGAGAAACATGAGAAGGTGTTTAGTGCCACTCATTATCAGAGGAACACTCAGCACACTCATACCAAGGTGCCACCTTACACCCATTAGGAGGGCTCCCCAATGAGAGGGTAATCAGTGCGGGCCAGGATACAGAGAAACTGAAAGTCCTGTGGTGTCAGCAGAACTAACTGCAAAACAGTACAGTCAACAGGCCCCAAACTTGGAGAGATAGTTACATGCTCATATTCTCACCGGCATTAGTCATGATAACCGAATCATGTGGAAGAGAGCCCGAATGTCCACTGACAGATGAGACCATAGACAAAGTATGGTCCATACACATCGACTATTACCCTTAAACAAGGAAGGAAATCCTGTCACACGCTAGAACATAGATGAGCACTGAACACGATGAGCAAAATAAGCTACAAAGGTTAAACAAGGAGCTGAGGGATGTCTCaatagttaagagtgcttgcatctcttccagaggacccgagtttggttccccaCACTCAattcaggtggctcataaccactggtaagtctagctccaggggatccaataccttcttctgacttccttgggcatctgcacacatagcacacagtcccagaaacacacatacatacaggtaaataaaaaatgaaaaactttaaactaaagaaaaacaaaaaggacaaatAGTGTGTGATTCTACTTATTAGCAGCACCAAGAGTAGCTCAATGACACCAGAATGGTGGTTtccaggagctgggggagggggatttagtaagcacagtttcaGTCTTtgatgatttaaagaaaaaaaaaagttctacagAAGGAAAACTAATGTTTTTCACAGTACCCGAAATGCATTGAATGATTAGCACTTAATGGCATGCATACTTTGCCACATGCCCTGGCAGTTTTCTTACTAAACATTCATGGAAGTTGACATTCTGTAATCTTGCCAGTTGAGTAAGGTCAAGAAAGCTGGCTTTCCTGACATCTTTGCTGTCTCTAATTTCACTGTGAAATGAGAAGTGCTAAGCGGCTATGGAAATGAATAATTACACTAGGCAACCCAAGTCCCCCAGATGTACACACAAGGCAAGTTATACTTGTTCCTCAGCCCCTCTTACCTTTCTGAGATAAGCATCCATGTTCTCAGGGGTGATGGAAGGGTCCGTGACAAAGTCGAAGAGCTCCCGAATagtcatcacagcaacagcatGTTTGAAAAAGAAATCTGTCAAAGGAAAACCACTAATGACAGCTCTACAAGGGGAACTTACGACTCCAACCAGGAAACAGAACAAGAGGGAAAAATGCACCATCTCCAGCCAACGGTTTAAGTGGCACTGTACTGGGCAATTAAACGAGACTTGTTTGTCGGTGTTGGCGATCAAATGCAAGGTCTTCCAGGTGAGAGGCAAACATAGTGTTCTAATGCCAGGCTACATTCCCACTCCCAGTGACGAGACCTTATCCTATGCATGCAGAGACGCTGTCAGGAAATGCCACTTTCTACTCACCATTGACATTAGCACAGTCTTTTCTCAAGAACTCCAGTGCGTGTGGGTGATCATGCTCCACAGACTGAGAAACATCAATGATGTACACATCTCCACCCATGGTACCTTGTGAACAATGAACACAGAGGCTAGAAGTTACTACTAGATTCTTGTTTGGTTTTCATCTATTCTGAAGCTGGTTATAGTGGCACACACCAGCAGGATTTGCTGAAGGGGGCAAAGGTGGGAAGACCAGGccaaaattcaaggccagcctgggctacacatttttaGCTTGGGTGcagtggcatacgcctttaatcccagacactCGTGAAGCAAGGCgagtggatctctttgagttttgaggccagcctgatctacaaagtgagttctagaacagtcaagctatgtagagagaccctgtgtccaaaaaaagccaaacaaaaaaataaataaataaaaatctgttctttgttttgaatagggtctctctatgtagcacaagctagcctcaaattcttaatcttgcctcagcttcctaagtgctaagATTCCAGGTATACCTCTATctggcttaaaagaaaaaaaattcaccttAAGTAATTCACAAATGACTACAGCAGGTAAGAAAGGGCTATCTTGactaataaaaagataaaaactgagaaaatttCAAAGCTCATTAAGTCAGCTAAAAATGCACCCGTCCCCTGACACCacgtggggctggggctggaatcCACAggctcacatacacatactagGCACTTGTTCTACCAACCAAGCTACAACCTCAGTCCTTCACAGTGGTCTATTCAGTGACTAAGGTCACTGAAGGCAGTGACCACATCTTACTTCCTACCATGGGGAAGCCAACAGAAAACAGTATGACTTTATAGATTTGGATTTTTTAAaggacataaaataataaaagggcaTTTTCCAGGAAACAAATCACTCACAGCATGTTGAATTCACTGAGATCTGCATGGACAAGTCGAGCATCCTGATACATTTTCCTCATGTACTGAATGACCTGCAGGTACAACTCCCGTGCCTTTGATTCTGACAACTGGACATTTTTCAAAAGTGGTGCGGGCCTTGAATAAATAAGAACGACAATAAAATTATCAAGTTTTCTTGCCTCATTCTACAGTTACATGCGCCTCTCTTTTGTCATTTGTCATGAGATCTGACTATGGGATAATGGATGCCACTCCAAAACGCTGACAATTACAGGTACTTTCCAGAGCTTTAAGAAATTAAACATTCCTCACAAACAAGGTTAACTTTGTTATTCTGAAGCACCATGAAACTTCTCAATGGTAAACCATAACAGTTATGCAATAACACAGTAGGAAAGACTCACAAAAGGAACTATGGGAAATACTTACCTAGTACATAGCTCACTGGACTTAAGATACAGTTTCACCATGAAAGCTTTTGACCTTCCATATACTTACATGTCATCTTTGCCAATGAAGCCCATGAGAAGAACATGACTTTTTAGCCGGATTGGTTTTGGACATGGTATGTTTGCTGTACTTAGCCTGTGATGTAGATAAAAGGACAATTGGAAGTCAAAAGACATACAAACAAATTATGAATACTGCTGTTAGGAAACAGTACCAAGTCCTCTCAACTATATTGCTTTTCCTAAACCAGTGGTTTTAAGTGGCACTAGTATGTACCACCAAGAACATCAAAACTCTGATAAACTATTAAATCCCATAACTTGTGGTACCTAATCCACTTCTAGAAGTGTtaaactatgaaaaataaaaaagtacatcTTAGAATTGATGAGACATAGCAGCTAAATCAACAATTATCTTTTGAATTTactaatctcaaaaataaaatcactgtACAAAGACCTAGTGGTTAGTTGGCTACAGAAAGATTTCAAAGGACTTCCAAACCAAATGGTACTGGCTTGATAGCAAACTATACTTATGGATATcacataaaaagttaaaagacactggaaaggggaaagaaaactcTACAAACTGAGAAAACTAGGTAAATGGCCTTTCTTTACAGTAGTTACGGCAAAATGACTTCATGAATGTGTCCCAAACTGGACTGAGTAAGAAAAGCAAGTAATTAGCCAAAAAGCTTAGGACCTGACAAAATTTATCTAAAAGCCCTGTAATTTCTTTAAATGACAGCATTATCATCGCCATGTCACTTACTACTGTCTAAACTCCTGTAAAAGCCTTATCTTCCTCAAACATATTCTCACATGGCGTCAAACTCTTCAGTTAGTCAAGCATATGTAATAGAGCTCCATGGTCTAAGGCCTCCCACTCTGTGGAAAGGGCacggcacagacacacagacaaacacagttAAGCGTGTGCACCACCCCCACCCGACACCCCCAAGTCACCTGGATAAATTCCTCATTTCCTTTTCTGCCCATGTCTTCACCATTTTTCTAGGGTTCCCTTTACAGTAGCCACGACGAAATCTAGAGTAAGAAAACATGTGTTCCTTTAGTCTCTGCATTATACTATTTTAGCACTCTCGGAAAAAGGAATTCAAGAATCCGGACTCACCTAAATTCCCCGGTTACATACTTATCACGATCTTTGAACACCAAAATAGAAGTTTTGTATATTTTGATTGCTCTGCTCTCTCCACTGGCTGTGCTAGCATAGTATACATTAGCCTATTTTAACCAAAATCAAAGGAAATGAAGCATGTGTTAAGTAATTTATGTCAgttttccaggtgattctaagcTCAAAAGTAAACTGAAACAACATCTGTATCACTGCCATCTCTTGAAGGTGtgaattaaaatatgaaacattGTATCATAATTAATATACCTCCAGGTGGCATTCATATGCCACCGTGTTATGTTCTGGTCATTGGCGGGCCCCATATATCAGAATGATTCCATAAAATTGTATTACCTATAGTGATGTCATAGACAGTTTTTCTACTACACAAAACTGCTTAACGACTCATTCCTCTGAATGTAGCCTATTGTTACATGAGGCATACATATATAGAAAAGTCCAATTTAAGTGTAATTGGTTTCACACATGTATCTCTAATGGCAATTTTCTTACATCTAATTAATTCCCACAGAATGAGTTGCTAATTGTGATGGTGTGGATGAGCTACGTCTTTCACAGGCTCATGGATCTAAAAGCTCACTTCTTTTCCAGTACTGAtgcagccatggatctctgctaTGTCTCCTTTATCCAACATCTTGAATAAAATCATCCTTGTCCTGGGATCCAAAACCTGAAAAgaaatgtttggttttgttgttgtttttaagtacaATCACGAGAACAAATCAGACGAATAAATTATAGAACAATAAAGTACATAACCAGGGTGatcaagatggttcagtgaatgaaggtgcttgccacacagaACCCACCCACATAACGGAGGATGGGTGGAACCAACCCCACGAGGTTGCCCTATGGCCTCCACATAGGCAccatcatgcacatacacacactctagtttggtttctgttgctgtgataaacaccatgaccaaaaccactTGGGGAGGGAAAGGTTGAtctcatcttacacttccagaaACCAGTTCACCGCtgggggaaggcagggcaggagctCGATggaggaactgaggcagaaaccATGGGGGAAAGCTGTTGACTGCCTTGCTCTCCAAAGACCGCCCAACTTGCTTGTTTATACAACCCAGGATTACTTGTTGGGGGGGGGAGcaatcacccacagtgggctggcacacagacttgcctacaaagCCAACCTGATGGGGGCAATCCCTCACTGGAGGTtccttttcccaggtgactctagtttgtagcAAGTGAACAAACGAACTAACATACAATAATAAGTTTAACATTATAAATAAGACCTTTTATGTCCAGTGATTCATCAATTCCACAAATTAGACTGCAGGTTAGCTTCTACTTCCTTGGGGGTACAGGGCAGAGGGGTGCTTAAATCTTAAGTCAAGGAGCTGTACGTCAAGAAGCTGCTATTTCAAAATGTGGaattgtacatatacatataggtaGAGGAGAGCACAGGTAGGcagcaataataataatccaaacctttttttaaatcattttcttcaCATCAAAAATCTAGATcaggtgacatacacctttaatctcagcactcaggaggcaagaggcaggcatatctctgtgaggttgaggccatcctggtctaaacAGCAAGTTTCAGCCAGCAAGGACTACAAAGAGAatctgtgtctttctttctttctttctt
This sequence is a window from Peromyscus eremicus chromosome 5, PerEre_H2_v1, whole genome shotgun sequence. Protein-coding genes within it:
- the Riok1 gene encoding LOW QUALITY PROTEIN: serine/threonine-protein kinase RIO1 (The sequence of the model RefSeq protein was modified relative to this genomic sequence to represent the inferred CDS: deleted 1 base in 1 codon); protein product: MDCSRDRMVAVVPGQFDDADSSDSESVEVKSIQAKDDILLKNLPNDVTEVKDEGEIDEEDNYDYDSDWYWDDGTGKLTKGCTQNGGSNPQANRQPSNYNSAKMSTPIDKSLRKFENKINLNKLNVTDSVINKVTVKTRQKEADSYRVKDKADRATVEQVLDPRTRMILFKMLDKGDIAEIHGCISTGKEANVYYASTASGESRAIKIYKTSILVFKDRDKYVTGEFRFRRGYCKGNPRKMVKTWAEKEMRNLSRLSTANIPCPKPIRLKSHVLLMGFIGKDDMPAPLLKNVQLSESKARELYLQVIQYMRKMYQDARLVHADLSEFNMLYHGGDVYIIDVSQSVEHDHPHALEFLRKDCANVNDFFFKHAVAVMTIRELFDFVTDPSITPENMDAYLRKAMEIASQRTKEEKTSQDHVDEEVFKQAYIPRTLNEVKNYERDVDIMMRLKEEDMALNTQQDNILYQTVTGLKKDLSGVQKVPALLESEVKEKTCLDSEEAESSECSDTDSEEQGENAQCKRHTADPDLDKKERKKMVKEAQREKRKNKIPKHVKKRKEKTAKAKKGK